CCGTCGAGACGGTCGGCGAGGAGTTGTTCCAGCTCACCGAGGTCGTCGCCGAAGAGCCGCCGCGCGCCGGCGCCGTCGACCTGCCCCGGCAACTGGCAGTGGGGAAGCCACTTCGTCCAGTCCCACCGCCCGACGGCGCCTGGGGCGGCGACCACCGCGATCACCAGGTCCTCCGGGCCGTGCAGGGTGGCCAGTTGGGCGACCAGCGAGCGCGCCGTGCCCTGCGCCGACTCCGGCTCTCCGGATACCGTCAAGTGGTAGAAGGCGCGCATCGAGACCGCGACCGGCAGCCCGTCCAGCGAGCTGTGCACGGCGAGGAACTGCTGCATCGCCCCCGCCGCCAGCGGCTCCAGCTCATCGACCGGCGCCGTCTCGGGGGCGACCAGGGGAGTGGCCAGTTGCTGCGGCCCCAGACCCACCCGCGCCTGCCCGAAGTCCCGGTCCCCGATGCGGCGTTCCCACACCCGGCTCCCCTCGGCGACCACCGACCACAGCTGCTCCGGGGCGGGGTGCAGATAGAACTGGGCGTCGCGTTGCTTCAGGGCGGTGCGCCGCACCGTACGCCGAGTCTGTGCCAGGTATTTGAGGTAATCGCGGCGCACGTCCGCCATTTGCCCCTGCGTACCGCGCCGGTACCTGACGATCTGGGCGACGACCATCGCGACCGTCGACACCAGCATCACCACACCCATGATCCGCATGAAGGGATGGGCGTTCGGCGACGCGAAGAAGAAGACCACCGACGACCCCATGCCGAGCGTCGGCAGGACCTGCATCAGCACGCCCTCCTGCTGCCCGCGCGGAAGCTCCGGCGGAGGCGCCAATTGCAGCGCGTCATGGGGCACTTCGGGCGGCAGGGAGCGCGGCGGGCGCTTGATGACGATCTGACTCACCGGAGCATCAATCCCCCCTATGCGGACGGACAGTTCCGTACCGCTGCCTCAATCGGTGCGGTCTCCCTCCGCACCCGGGTGATCCTATGTGCAGGCACTGACAGGGCGTAGCGGTAGGGTGACGCCCGCACGGTGCGCAACCGCGAATCAGGGGGTCATCAAAGGTGAGTTCGCCCGCAGCGACCGGTTTCTGCAGGGTCACTGTTGTCGCGCCCGACAGCCGTATCGATGTCGCTCTTCCGGAGGACATCGCCGTGGCCGACATCTATCCGGAGGTTCTCCGGCTGACTCGCCAGACCCAACCGGCGGGCACCCCGACCGGTTACAACCTCGTACGCCAGAACGGCACCGTTCTGGACAGCGCCCGGACGCTCGCCGCCCAGCGGGTCCTCGATGGCGAGATGCTCAGCCTGCGGCCCTTCGCCATGTCGCTGCCGCCTGCCGTGTACGACGACGTCGCGGACGCGGTCGCCTCCGCCGTGGTCCAGGACCGCAGGCTGTGGAGAGACGCGCTGCTGCGTGGCGCCGGCCTGACCGGGAGCTTCCTGGTCCTCCTCCTGATGGCCTTCGTGCTCTGGTTCGCCGACCCGGTGCGCCACGACATGCACGGCCTGCCCGGCATCCTCGCGGGCGGCGTGGGCCTGCTCCTCACCGCCTTCGCCGGCGTACGCCTGCGTGTTTATGAGGACCGTGCCGTCGGCGCGGTCCTGGGCCTCGCCGCCCTGCCGCTCCTCCTCGTCGCCGGATCCGGAATCGTCGCCCCGGACGCGGGTCAAGGACCCGGACGACTGCAGTTCCTGCTCGGCTGCGTCACCGTGCTGGTGGCATCGGTCCTGCTCGTCGTCGTCTCCCCGGGCAGCGACGCACCCTTCGTGGCCGCCACGTTCCTGGCGGCGGCCGGCGCTCTGGCGACCTTCGTCGCGGTCATCACCGAAGCTTCGGCAACGGACGCCGCCGCCGTCACCGCCCCGGTGACCATCGCCCTCGTCGCGTTCCTCCCGGGCCTGTCCTCCCGGTTCGCCAGGCTGCCCATCGGGTACGCCTCGCCGCGGAGCTCCGTACAGGAGGACTTCGACGCCGACCTGAATCCGAGCGTCGACCCCGGCCCGCTCGACGCGGCCCGGATCGCGGCCCAGGCCCGGCGCGGCCACGAGCTGCTGCTCGGCCTCGTCGCGGGATCGGCCTGCACCGTCGTGGGGTCCGCCGTCGTCCTCGGCTTCTCGGGGGACGTCTGGGGGCAGCTCCTGGCGCTTGCCGCGGGCCTCGCCATGCTGCTCCGGGCCCGCCTCTTCCGCTACACCTCGCAGGTCGTGTGCGCGCTCGTGGCGGGCATCGCCGCCATCGCCCTCCTACTCATCGGCCTGGCCCTGAACCCGCCGGGCGACGCCCTGCGGGAGCTGCTCCTGCACGGCGACCACGGTCCCCTGGAACTGCGCGCGGTCTGGCTCACGGCCGCCATCGCGCTGGGATGCGCCCTGCTGACGGCCATCGCGTTGATCATTCCGGCGAAGGGGCTCTCGCCCTTCTGGGGCCGTTTCCTCGACCTCACGGAATCGGCGATACTGCTCTCTCTGGTCCCGCTGTGCCTCGCCGTGCTCGACGTCTACAGCGCCGCTCGCTCCCTGACCAGCTGAGCGGGGGCCTTGCCCGGCAGCCCCAGGTCGCCCCGGGCAAACCCCCCACAAGCAGACTGGTACCCTGTGAAACGACCGTCTGTATGCGCACCCCGAATCCCCAAGGGATCCGGACCCCGGGCCCGCAAGGACCCGGAACCGCGCCCGACGGCTCATCCCAGCCTCCCGAGTCACGGAAGCCCCCCTGAGATGTAAACCAGGGGCACTCGGAGGCACTCGAAGACATCACGAGGAGTACGCGTGTCGCTCGACGCCGCTACGAAGAAGCAGATCATGACCGAGTTCGGCCAGAAGGAGGGCGACACCGGCTCCCCCGAGGTTCAGGTGGCGCTGCTCTCTCGCCGCATCTCCGACCTGACCGAGCACCTCAAGACCCACAAGCACGACCACCACTCCCGTCGTGGTCTGCTGATCCTGGTCGGTCAGCGTCGCCGCCTGCTGCAGTACCTGGCCAAGAAGGACATCCAGCGCTTCCGTGCGCTGGTCGAGCGCCTGGGCATCCGCCGCGGCGCGGCGGGCGCCAAGTAAGACGGCGTGAAGGGAGCGGTTCCCACTCGAAGCAATCGAAGGGGGCCGCTCCCTTTGCTGTACGTGCGCGGTGTCGCCGACCCTTTGTAGTCTGGTGACACACGCACGTCCCCGCGGGTGAGGAAAACCCCGGGGCGGCGGGAACGACGCAAGAACGAAAACCCCCACGAGGGAGAGGCGCACCAGCCGCCGCCGGTCCTCGGTAGTGGCCCCCGGGAGACATCCCCGGGTGCTTCGATCGAAGACCGGCCCGCACCTACGGCGCGCTTCTCCACACCGTCCCGGTCCACGCACGAGGCGTGGACGCAGATGAACGGGACACCGCCCCGGTCCACACGGGACCTGGGCGGGACGACGACACGTAGACACGTAGACACGTAGGAGAACAGTGGAGAACGAGACCCACTACGCCGAGGCTGTTATCGACAACGGCACGTTCGGCACCCGCACCATCCGCTTCGAGACGGGTCGGCTGGCCAAGCAGGCCGCCGGCTCCGCCGTGGCGTACCTGGACGACGACACCATGGTGCTGTCGGCCACCACCGCTTCCAAGCGGCCCAAGGACCAGCTCGACTTCTTCCCCCTGACGGTGGACGTCGAGGAGCGGCAGTACGCCGCCGGCAAGATCCCCGGTTCGTTCTTCCGTCGTGAGGGTCGCCCCTCCGAGGACGCGATCCTGACCTGCCGCCTGATCGACCGCCCGCTGCGTCCTTCCTTCCGCAAGGGCCTGCGCAACGAGATCCAGATCGTCGAGACGATCATGGCGCTCAACCCCGACCACCTGTACGACGTGGTCGCGATCAACGCCGCCTCCTGCTCCACGCAGCTGGCCGGCCTGCCCTTCTCGGGCCCGATCGGCGGCACTCGCGTGGCGCTCATCAAGGGCCAGTGGGTCGCCTTCCCGACGCACACCGAGCTCGAGGACGCCGTCTTCGACATGGTCGTCGCCGGTCGCGTCCTCGAGGACGGCGACGTCGCGATCATGATGGTCGAGGCCGAGGCCACCGAGAAGACCATCCAGCTGGTCAAGGACGGCGCCGAGGCCCCGACCGAAGAGGTCGTCGCCGCTGGTCTGGAAGCCGCGAAGCCCTTCATCAAGGCCCTCTGCAAGGCCCAGTCGGACCTCGCCGCGAAGGCCGCCAAGCCGACCGGCGAGTTCCCGGTCTTCCTGGACTACGAGGACGACGTCCTCGAGGCCCTGACCGCCGCGGTCAAGACCGAGCTCGCCCAGGCGCTCACCATCGCCGGCAAGCAGGAGCGCGAGGCCGAGCTGGACCGCGTCAAGGAGATCGCCTCCGAGAAGCTGCTCCCGCAGTTCGAGGGCCGCGAGAAGGAGATCTCCGGTGCCTACCGCGCGCTGACCAAGAAGCTGGTCCGCGAGCGCGTCATCAAGGACAAGGTCCGCATCGACGGCCGCGGCGTCACGGACATCCGTACGCTGGCCGCCGAGGTCGAGGCCATCCCGCGCGTGCACGGTTCGGCGCTGTTCGAGCGTGGCGAGACCCAGATCCTGGGCGTCACCACCCTCAACATGCTCCGCATGGAGCAGCAGCTCGACACCCTCTCCCCGGTGACGCGCAAGCGCTACATGCACAACTACAACTTCCCGCCGTACTCGGTCGGCGAGACCGGCCGCGTCGGTTCGCCGAAGCGCCGCGAGATCGGCCACGGCGCGCTCGCCGAGCGCGCGATCGTGCCGGTGCTCCCCTCGCGCGAGGAGTTCCCGTACGCGATCCGTCAGGTCTCCGAGGCCCTCGGTTCCAACGGCTCGACGTCCATGGGCTCGGTCTGCGCCTCGACGATGTCGCTGCTGAACGCCGGTGTGCCGCTGAAGGCCGCCGTCGCCGGTATCGCCATGGGCCTGATCTCCCAGGAGATCGACGGCCAGACGCACTACGTCGCCCTCACCGACATCCTCGGTGCGGAGGACGCGTTCGGTGACATGGACTTCAAGGTCGCCGGTACGAAGCAGTTCGTGACCGCGCTCCAGCTCGACACCAAGCTCGACGGCATCCCCGCCTCGGTCCTGGCCGCCGCGCTGAAGCAGGCCCGCGACGCGCGTCTGCACATCCTCGACGTGATGAACGAGGCCATCGACGTTCCGGACGAGATGTCCCCGAACGCGCCGCGCATCATCACCGTCAAGATCCCGGTGGACAAGATCGGTGAGGTCATCGGCCCCAAGGGCAAGATGATCAACCAGATCCAGGAGGACACCGGCGCCGACATCACGATCGAGGACGACGGCACCATCTACATCGGTGCCGCGCAGGGCTCGCAGGCCGAGGCCGCGCGCGCCACGATCAACGGCATCGCCAACCCGACCATGCCGGAGGTCGGCGAGCGCTACCTGGGTACGGTCGTCAAGACCACCACCTTCGGTGCGTTCGTGTCCCTGATGCCGGGCAAGGACGGTCTGCTGCACATCTCGCAGATCCGCAAGCTCGCCGGTGGCAAGCGCGTGGAGAACGTCGAGGACGTCCTCGGTGTGGGCCAGAAGGTCCAGGTCGAGATCGCCGAGATCGACTCCCGCGGCAAGCTCTCCCTCATCCCCGTCATCGAGGGTGAAGAGGACGACGACAAGAAGGACGACACCGACAAGTGACGTCGCGTAGCACCACGACGACGGCCCGCACCTCTTCGGAGGCGCGGGCCGTCGCCCGTACCCAAACCCTCATCAAGGGCGAGAACGGCATCGGCACCGTCCGCAGGACGACCCTCCCGGGCGGCCTGCGCGTCGTCACGGAGACCCTGCCGTCCGTGCGCTCGGCCACCTTCGGCATCTGGGCCAACGTCGGCTCCCGCGACGAGACCCCCTCCCTGAACGGCGCCACGCACTACCTGGAGCACCTCCTCTTCAAGGGCACAAAGAAGCGCAGTGCCCTCGACATCTCCGCCGCGCTCGACGCGGTCGGCGGCGAGATGAACGCCTTCACGGCGAAGGAGTACACGTGCTACTACGCGCGCGTGCTCGACACGGACCTGCCCCTCGCCATCGACGTCGTCTGCGACATGCTGACGGGCTCCCTCATCCTTCAGGAGGACGTCGACGCGGAGCGTGGCGTCATCCTCGAAGAGATCGCGATGACCGAGGACGACCCGGGCGACTGCGTGCACGACCTGTTCGCGCACACGATGCTCGGCGACACGCCTCTCGGGCGCCCGGTCCTCGGCACGGTCGACACGATCAACAGCCTCAACGCCGACCGAATCCGCCGCTTCTACAAGAAGCACTACGACCCGACCCACCTGGTGGTCGCGGCCGCGGGCAACGTGGATCACAACAAGGTCGTACGCCAGGTCCGCGCCGCCTTCGAGAAGGCCGGCGCCCTCCGGAACACCGACGCGACCCCGATGATCCCGCGCCAGGGCTCACGTACCCTGCGCACCTCAGGCCGCGTCGAGGTCGTCAACCGCAAGACCGAGCAGGCCCACGTCATCCTCGGCATGCCGGGCCTGGCCCGCACCGACGACCGCCGCTGGGCCCTGGGCGTGCTCAACACGGCCCTGGGCGGCGGCATGTCGTCCCGCCTCTTCCAGGAGGTACGGGAGAAGCGCGGCCTGGCCTACAGCGTGTACTCGTACACGTCGGGCTTCGCCGACACCGGCCTCTTCGGTGTGTACGCGGGCTGCCGCCCCAGCCAGGTGCACGACGTCCTGAAGATCTGCCGCGACGAGCTCGACCAGGTCGCGGAGCACGGTCTGACGGACGACGAGATCGGCCGCGCCATCGGCCAGCTCGCGGGCTCCACCGTCCTCGGTCTCGAGGACACCGGTGCCCTGATGAACCGCATCGGCAAGAGCGAGCTCTGCTGGGGCGAGCACATGTCGGTCGACGACATGCTGGCCAGGATCTCCGCGGTGACCCCCGACGAGGTGCGCGAAGTGGCCCGCGACGTGCTGGGCCACCGCCCGTCCCTGTCGGCCATCGGCCCGCTCAAGGACAAGCAGGCGGCCCGCCTCCACGAAGCGGTCGCCTAGTCCCCTTACGGGGCCCTACCTCTCGAAGGAATGAAGGACATGAGCAAGCTGCGCGTGGCGGTCATCGGCGCCAAGGGCCGTATCGGCTCCGAGGCCGTGAAGGCCGTCGAGGCCGCCGAGGACATGGAGCTGGTCGCCGCCCTCGGCCGGGGCGACAAGCTGGAGTCGCTGACCGAGGCGGGCGCCCAGGTCGCGGTCGAGCTGACCAACCCCGACTCGGTGATGGAGAACCTCGACTTCTGCGTACGGCACGGCATCCACGCCGTCGTCGGTACGACGGGCTGGACCGACGAGCGCCTCGCGCAGCTGCGCACCGCGCTGGCCGCGTCCCCGGAGACGGGCGTGCTCATCGCCCCGAACTTCTCCATCGGCGCGGTCCTGACGATGAAGTTCGCGCAGATCGCGGCGCCCTACTTCGAGTCCGTCGAGGTCGTCGAGCTGCACCACCCGAACAAGGCGGACGCCCCCAGCGGCACCGCCACGCGCACCGCTCAGCTCATCGCCGCTGCCCGCAGGGAAGCGGGCAGCGCCCCGCAGCCCGACGCGACGACGACGGCCCTGGACGGCGCCCGCGGTGCGGACGTCGACGGCGTGCCGGTGCACTCCGTGCGCCTGCGCGGCCTCCTCGCGCACCAGGAGGTCCTGCTGGGCGGTGAGGGCGAGACGCTGACCGTGCGTCACGACTCGCTGCACCACAGCAGCTTCATGCCGGGCATCCTGCTCGGCGCACGCCGCGTGGTGAGCACGCCGGGCCTCACGTTCGGCCTGGAACACTTCCTGGATCTCGGCTGACCCCAGAGCTGCCCATGAGCCGTCCGAAAGCCGCCCGAGAGCTGAAGAACAGCTGAGAGACATGCGCGCGAAAATCACCTACGCCGTCACGGCAGCCGTCCTGGTCGTCTACTTCGTCCTGGTCGGCAGCCGCGGCGTGCTCCTGATACAGCACGGCACCGCGCTCACCGTCACCTTCGGTGTCGCGGTGCTCATCCTGCCGTTCATCGGCATCTGGTTCCTCTGGAAGAACACGCAGTTCGTCCAGCGCGCCAACCGCCTCGCGGCCGAGCTTGAGGCCGAGGGCGGGCTGCCCGTGGACGAGCTGAAGCGCACCCCGGGGGGCCGCATCGACCGCGACTCGGCGGACGAGGTGTTCGCCCGCCGCAAGGCCGAGACCGAGGACGCGCCGGACGACTGGCGCTGCTGGTTCCGGCTGGCCGTCGCCTACCACGACGCCAGGGACACGCCCCGCGCGCGGAAAGCCATGCAGCGGGCCATCGCCCTGCACGCGGGCAAGCCCGTCAACGTCTGACGAGGCGTGCGTGACTAGGCGATGGGCCGGTACTCGTCGGCCCACACCTCGATGGAGTCGGCCGCGCGGTTGAACGCCTCGTGCCGCGCCAGGAAGTCAGCGTTCCGGTCGGTCAGGAGCAGCTGCCGCGCCCCGGCCGACTGCTGATCACGTCGTACGAGAATCAGCGCCTGGCCCTGGACCGTACGGGGAAGTCCCAGCCAGCGCACCGGCTGCTGCGCGGTCCGCACGGCGGAGATCTGCTCCCACGCGAGCGTCTGCGTCGTCAGGAAGCCGACCCTGCGCAGGCCGTGGGCGCTGACCCAGGTGCCCATGCGCAGCAGTCGCAGGGCGCCCACGATGATGAGGACGGCGAGCGCCGCGCAGAGGGCGGCGCCCGCCAGGGAGTCCGCGAACGCGATGATCACGGCGGCGAACAGGACGAACGAGGCGAGCAGCAGCAGGACCGCGCCCGCGCCGACGCGCCAGGGGCCCGGACGGTAGGGCCGGCGCCACTGATCGCGGTCGTCGAAGGGCAGCGCGGCGTCGTCCGCCGCGTCGTCGAAGGTGCGGTCCGCGGTCAGGAAGGGCAGGGGCACGGGCTGATCCTCACTCAATCCACACAGGGGCTGTGCCCGGTGAGGCTATCGAGCCGTGCCCCCTGCTACCACCCTTGGGGGTCCGGACGAGTCAGTGCCGGACGATCACGGTCGGTGCCGGTCAGCGGTTCTCCGAGGCTTCCGACTGCTGGTGATGCGTGGGCGACTGATCGGCGGACATCGCGGGCATCCCGAAGAGCAGGGAGCCCACCAGACCGGCCACGACGGTGAGGCCGATCAGCGTGCGGCCCACGACCTGACTGGCCGATGCGCGCTCGCGGGGCGGGGGAGTGACGTTACTGCGGAACTTGTCGGCTTCGGCGATGAAGGCGAACGGGACAGGCTCTCGCCGACGGAACATGGGGTGCGCTTCTCCTCACGGGTCTCGAACGGAGCTGTGTGAGCTCTGTTACTTGGATAGACGCGTGAATCGCCCAAAAGGTGCCCTGTTTCAGCAAATTAGTCGAAGAATGTCGTGGCGGGTCACCGAACGGCCGATTGTCAGTGCCTGCCCATAGAGTGGGCGCCGCCCGAGAGATGCACATGGAAGGACCCCCGCTTGTGAGCGAGACCCCCACCGAAGACCTCAAGCCCAGCTTCCGCAGCGAGGTCACCGTCGAGCTGGTGAAGCACGCCGCCAGCGACTCCGACGTCCTGTGGGCCGCCCGCGTCTCCACGGCGGGCGAGCAGTCCCTCGAAGAGCTCCAGAAGGACCCGGAGCGCTCCAAGGGTCTGATCAACTACCTGATGCGGGACCGCCACGGCAGCCCCTTCGAGCACAACTCGATGACGTTCTTCATCAGCGCCCCCATCTTCGTCTTCCGCGAGTTCATGCGGCACCGCGTCGGCTGGTCGTACAACGAGGAATCGGGTAGGTACAGGGAGCTCCAGCCCGTCTTCTACGTCCCCGATGCCGCCCGCAAGCTCGTCCAGGAGGGCCGCCCGGGGAAGTACGTCTTCGTGGAGGGCACCGAGGCCCAGCAGGAGCTCACGGGCCGCGTCATGGAGGACTCGTACCGCCAGGCGTACGAGGCGTATCAGGAGATGCTCGCCGCCGGTGTCGCCCGCGAGGTCGCCCGCTCGGTGCTCCCGGTGGGCCTCTTCTCCTCGATGTACGCGACGTGCAACGCGCGTTCGCTGATGCACTTCCTCGGACTGCGCACGCAGCACGAGCTCGCCA
The sequence above is a segment of the Streptomyces sp. Je 1-369 genome. Coding sequences within it:
- the eccD gene encoding type VII secretion integral membrane protein EccD, with product MSSPAATGFCRVTVVAPDSRIDVALPEDIAVADIYPEVLRLTRQTQPAGTPTGYNLVRQNGTVLDSARTLAAQRVLDGEMLSLRPFAMSLPPAVYDDVADAVASAVVQDRRLWRDALLRGAGLTGSFLVLLLMAFVLWFADPVRHDMHGLPGILAGGVGLLLTAFAGVRLRVYEDRAVGAVLGLAALPLLLVAGSGIVAPDAGQGPGRLQFLLGCVTVLVASVLLVVVSPGSDAPFVAATFLAAAGALATFVAVITEASATDAAAVTAPVTIALVAFLPGLSSRFARLPIGYASPRSSVQEDFDADLNPSVDPGPLDAARIAAQARRGHELLLGLVAGSACTVVGSAVVLGFSGDVWGQLLALAAGLAMLLRARLFRYTSQVVCALVAGIAAIALLLIGLALNPPGDALRELLLHGDHGPLELRAVWLTAAIALGCALLTAIALIIPAKGLSPFWGRFLDLTESAILLSLVPLCLAVLDVYSAARSLTS
- the rpsO gene encoding 30S ribosomal protein S15; amino-acid sequence: MSLDAATKKQIMTEFGQKEGDTGSPEVQVALLSRRISDLTEHLKTHKHDHHSRRGLLILVGQRRRLLQYLAKKDIQRFRALVERLGIRRGAAGAK
- a CDS encoding polyribonucleotide nucleotidyltransferase, translating into MENETHYAEAVIDNGTFGTRTIRFETGRLAKQAAGSAVAYLDDDTMVLSATTASKRPKDQLDFFPLTVDVEERQYAAGKIPGSFFRREGRPSEDAILTCRLIDRPLRPSFRKGLRNEIQIVETIMALNPDHLYDVVAINAASCSTQLAGLPFSGPIGGTRVALIKGQWVAFPTHTELEDAVFDMVVAGRVLEDGDVAIMMVEAEATEKTIQLVKDGAEAPTEEVVAAGLEAAKPFIKALCKAQSDLAAKAAKPTGEFPVFLDYEDDVLEALTAAVKTELAQALTIAGKQEREAELDRVKEIASEKLLPQFEGREKEISGAYRALTKKLVRERVIKDKVRIDGRGVTDIRTLAAEVEAIPRVHGSALFERGETQILGVTTLNMLRMEQQLDTLSPVTRKRYMHNYNFPPYSVGETGRVGSPKRREIGHGALAERAIVPVLPSREEFPYAIRQVSEALGSNGSTSMGSVCASTMSLLNAGVPLKAAVAGIAMGLISQEIDGQTHYVALTDILGAEDAFGDMDFKVAGTKQFVTALQLDTKLDGIPASVLAAALKQARDARLHILDVMNEAIDVPDEMSPNAPRIITVKIPVDKIGEVIGPKGKMINQIQEDTGADITIEDDGTIYIGAAQGSQAEAARATINGIANPTMPEVGERYLGTVVKTTTFGAFVSLMPGKDGLLHISQIRKLAGGKRVENVEDVLGVGQKVQVEIAEIDSRGKLSLIPVIEGEEDDDKKDDTDK
- a CDS encoding M16 family metallopeptidase, whose product is MTSRSTTTTARTSSEARAVARTQTLIKGENGIGTVRRTTLPGGLRVVTETLPSVRSATFGIWANVGSRDETPSLNGATHYLEHLLFKGTKKRSALDISAALDAVGGEMNAFTAKEYTCYYARVLDTDLPLAIDVVCDMLTGSLILQEDVDAERGVILEEIAMTEDDPGDCVHDLFAHTMLGDTPLGRPVLGTVDTINSLNADRIRRFYKKHYDPTHLVVAAAGNVDHNKVVRQVRAAFEKAGALRNTDATPMIPRQGSRTLRTSGRVEVVNRKTEQAHVILGMPGLARTDDRRWALGVLNTALGGGMSSRLFQEVREKRGLAYSVYSYTSGFADTGLFGVYAGCRPSQVHDVLKICRDELDQVAEHGLTDDEIGRAIGQLAGSTVLGLEDTGALMNRIGKSELCWGEHMSVDDMLARISAVTPDEVREVARDVLGHRPSLSAIGPLKDKQAARLHEAVA
- the dapB gene encoding 4-hydroxy-tetrahydrodipicolinate reductase; translation: MSKLRVAVIGAKGRIGSEAVKAVEAAEDMELVAALGRGDKLESLTEAGAQVAVELTNPDSVMENLDFCVRHGIHAVVGTTGWTDERLAQLRTALAASPETGVLIAPNFSIGAVLTMKFAQIAAPYFESVEVVELHHPNKADAPSGTATRTAQLIAAARREAGSAPQPDATTTALDGARGADVDGVPVHSVRLRGLLAHQEVLLGGEGETLTVRHDSLHHSSFMPGILLGARRVVSTPGLTFGLEHFLDLG
- a CDS encoding tetratricopeptide repeat protein yields the protein MRAKITYAVTAAVLVVYFVLVGSRGVLLIQHGTALTVTFGVAVLILPFIGIWFLWKNTQFVQRANRLAAELEAEGGLPVDELKRTPGGRIDRDSADEVFARRKAETEDAPDDWRCWFRLAVAYHDARDTPRARKAMQRAIALHAGKPVNV
- the thyX gene encoding FAD-dependent thymidylate synthase, with the protein product MSETPTEDLKPSFRSEVTVELVKHAASDSDVLWAARVSTAGEQSLEELQKDPERSKGLINYLMRDRHGSPFEHNSMTFFISAPIFVFREFMRHRVGWSYNEESGRYRELQPVFYVPDAARKLVQEGRPGKYVFVEGTEAQQELTGRVMEDSYRQAYEAYQEMLAAGVAREVARSVLPVGLFSSMYATCNARSLMHFLGLRTQHELAKVPSFPQREIEMVGEKMEQQWAELMPLTHAAFNKNGRVAP